A genome region from Choloepus didactylus isolate mChoDid1 chromosome 12, mChoDid1.pri, whole genome shotgun sequence includes the following:
- the LOC119507167 gene encoding translocating chain-associated membrane protein 1-like yields MVIRKKSTKNPPVLSHEFIPQNHADIVSYVAMVFLLGLMFKIAAKACIIFVTLQYNVILPATKEQATEAASLYYYGIKDFATVFFYMLMAIIIHAIIQEYVLDKINRRMHFSKTKHSKFNESGQLSAFYLFSCIWGTFIPFSENYISDPTILWRAYPHTLMTFQMKFFFISQLAYWFHAFPELYFQKTKKEDIPHQLVYIGLYLFHIAGAYLLNLNHLGLVLLVLHYFVEFLFHISHLFYFSDEKYQKGFSLWSVLFVLGRLLTLILSVLTVGFGLARAENQKLDFSTGNFSVLADRIAILSSICTTQAFMMWKFINFQLRRWKEHSSFQAPTVKKKPTVTKGRSSRKGTENGVNGTVTSNRADSPHNKKEKSS; encoded by the coding sequence ATGGTGATTCGCAAGAAGAGCACCAAGAATCCCCCAGTGCTGAGCCATGAATTCATCCCGCAGAATCACGCAGACATTGTCTCCTATGTGGCGATGGTCTTCTTGCTGGGACTCATGTTCAAGATAGCAGCAAAAGCATGTATCATTTTTGTTACTCTTCAGTACAATGTTATCCTcccagcaacaaaagaacaagCTACTGAAGCAGCATCCCTTTATTACTATGGTATCAAAGATTTTGCTACAGTTTTCTTCTATATGCTAATGGCAATAATTATTCATGCCATAATTCAAGAGTATGTGTTGGATAAAATTAACCGGCGAATGCACTTctccaaaacaaaacacagcaagTTTAATGAATCTGGTCAGCTTAGTGCATTCTAccttttttcttgtatttggggCACATTCATTCCATTCTCTGAAAACTACATTTCAGACCCAACTATCTTGTGGCGGGCCTATCCCCATACCCTGATGACATTTCAAATGAAGTTTTTCTTCATATCACAGTTGGCTTACTGGTTTCATGCTTTTCCAGAACTCTACTTCCAGAAAACCAAAAAAGAAGATATTCCACATCAGCTTGTCTATATTGGTCTTTACCTCTTTCACATTGCTGGAGCTTATCTTTTGAATTTGAATCATCTTGGACTCGTTCTTTTGGTGCTGCattattttgttgaatttcttttcCACATTTCCCACCTGTTTTATTTTAGTGATGAAAAGTATCAGAAAGGGTTTTCTCTGTGGtcagttctgtttgttttgggacGACTTCTGACTTTAATTCTTTCGGTACTCACTGTTGGCTTTGGCCTTGCAAGAGCAGAGAATCAGAAGCTGGATTTCAGTACTGGAAACTTCAGTGTGTTGGCTGATAGAATTGCTATTCTGTCATCCATTTGCACTACTCAAGCATTCATGATGTGGAAATTCATTAATTTCCAGCTTCGGAGGTGGAAGGAACATTCTAGTTTTCAGGCACCAACTGTGAAGAAGAAACCAACGGTGACTAAAGGCAGGTCTtctagaaaaggaacagaaaatggtGTGAATGGAACAGTAACTTCAAATAGAGCAGACTCTCCccataataaaaaagagaaatcttcATAA
- the LOC119507176 gene encoding myosin regulatory light chain 12B-like, translating into MSSRKAKLKTTKNHPQSAVSSVFPMFDQSQIQEFREAFNMIGQNQNGFISKEDLHDMLASLGKNPAGAYLEAMMNEVPGSIHFTMFLTVFGEKLNGTDPEDVIQNAFACFDEEATGTTQKDYLRELLTAIGDWFTDEEVDELY; encoded by the coding sequence ATGTCAAGCAGAAAGGCAAAACTCAAGACCACCAAGAACCACCCTCAGAGTGCAGTATCCAGTGTGTTTCCCATGTTTGACCAGTCACAGATTCAGGAGTTCAGAGAGGCCTTCAACATGATTGGTCAGAACCAAAATGGTTTCATCAGCAAGGAAGATTTGCATGACATGCTTGCTTCTCTGGGAAAGAATCCAGCGGGTGCATACCTTGAGGCTATGATGAATGAGGTTCCAGGGTCCATACATTTTACCATGTTCCTCACTGTGTTTGGTGAGAAGTTAAATGGCACAGACCCAGAGGATGTCATCCAAAATGCTTTTGCGTGCTTTGATGAAGAAGCAACAGGCACCACCCAGAAGGATTACCTGAGAGAGCTGCTGACAGCCATCGGGGAttggtttacagatgaggaagtagaTGAGCTGTACTGA